In Lates calcarifer isolate ASB-BC8 linkage group LG21, TLL_Latcal_v3, whole genome shotgun sequence, a single window of DNA contains:
- the rnf7 gene encoding RING-box protein 2, with protein sequence MDDGDEPGLVLSHNTSSGSKSGGDKMFSLKKWNAVAMWSWDVECDTCAICRVQVMDACLRCQAENKQEDCVVVWGECNHSFHNCCMSLWVKQNNRCPLCQQDWVVQRIGK encoded by the exons ATGGATGACGGTGACGAGCCGGGTCTAGTCCTCTCTCACAACACTTCTTCGGGCTCTAAGTCGGGCGGTGACAAGATGTTTTCCCTAAAGAAGTGGAATGCCGTGGCGATGTGGAGCTGGGACGTTGAATGTGACACCTGTGCAATCTGTCGGGTACAGGTGATGG ACGCTTGTCTCCGATGCCAGGcggaaaacaaacaggaggattGTGTTG TTGTATGGGGAGAGTGCAACCACTCCTTCCATAACTGCTGCATGTCCCTTTGGGTGAAGCAGAACAACCGCTGTCCCCTCTGCCAGCAGGACTGGGTGGTTCAGAGAATCGGTAAATAA
- the LOC108872409 gene encoding transmembrane protein 255B isoform X2: protein MTARIQGAAARDKPVPKSRAAEMMARVRRALCLVLGMLSLSLLLVVLGVYTTTRTESLDVTGYSSGVILTLGSFLGLLGLRLEENRKQLLTAAIVFLSFGIITSFLCVVIDGACIVLSMDMRPLKAERCQFYSSGGSYIYENFYTSVSCWNLKESCTMTVRSGTCYCCDLYNCANGGYLSNYYEFVGVRSCEEVFTIYILIWTLTGLNLVAFFTGILTTAVLGSIKDSSSGPVTKPSESAPSSPTAPLLMDANVHTVHQSHPGASMYFPPAENAAASQGFPPSSAPPPFAPPTSALPFRVHGLSA, encoded by the exons ATGACTGCGAGGATTCAGGGAGCAGCGGCCCGGGACAAACCAGTGCCAAAGAGCCGAGCAGCAG agaTGATGGCGAGAGTCAGGAGAGCTCTGTGCCTGGTGCTGGGCATGCTCagtctgtccctgctgctggtggtgctgggaGTCTACACAACCACCCGAACAGAGAGCCTGGATGTGACTGGCTACAGCTCTGGAGTTATT ctgacCCTTGGATCGTTCCTGGGACTTCTGGGACTCCGCCTGGAAGAAAACCGCAAGCAGCTG CTGACGGCTGCGATCGTATTCCTCAGCTTTGGGATCATCACCTCTTTTCTGTGCGTGGTGATTGATGGCGCCTGTATTGTGTTAAGCATG GACATGCGTCCACTGAAAGCAGAGAGATGCCAGTTCTACAGCAGCGGCGGCAGCTACATCTACGAGAATTTCTACACCTCT gtgtCTTGTTGGAATCTAAAGGAGTCCTGTACCATGACAGTACGAAGTGGGACCTGCTACTGCTGCGACCTGTACAACTGCGCCAA tggaGGCTACCTCAGCAACTACTATGAGTTTGTTGGAGTACGAAGCTGCGAGGAAGTTTTCACCATCTACATTTTGATCTGGACCCTCACCGGCCTCAACCTTGTGGCCTTCTTCACAGGGATACTGACCACAGCGGTGCTCGGCAGCATCAAGGACTCG AGCAGTGGCCCTGTGACCAAGCCCTCCGAGAGCGCGCCGTCTTCCCCCACAGCTCCTCTGCTGATGGATGCCAACGTGCACACAGTTCATCAGTCCCACCCA GGAGCCTCGATGTATTTCCCTCCAGCAGAAAACGCAGCTGCCTCACAGGGTTTCCCTCcttcatcagctcctcctccctTCGCCCCGCCAACTAGCGCACTGCCTTTCAGAGTCCATGGCCTCTCTGCCTGA
- the LOC108872409 gene encoding transmembrane protein 255B isoform X1, which translates to MTARIQGAAARDKPVPKSRAAEMMARVRRALCLVLGMLSLSLLLVVLGVYTTTRTESLDVTGYSSGVILTLGSFLGLLGLRLEENRKQLLTAAIVFLSFGIITSFLCVVIDGACIVLSMDMRPLKAERCQFYSSGGSYIYENFYTSVSCWNLKESCTMTVRSGTCYCCDLYNCANGGYLSNYYEFVGVRSCEEVFTIYILIWTLTGLNLVAFFTGILTTAVLGSIKDSKSSGPVTKPSESAPSSPTAPLLMDANVHTVHQSHPGASMYFPPAENAAASQGFPPSSAPPPFAPPTSALPFRVHGLSA; encoded by the exons ATGACTGCGAGGATTCAGGGAGCAGCGGCCCGGGACAAACCAGTGCCAAAGAGCCGAGCAGCAG agaTGATGGCGAGAGTCAGGAGAGCTCTGTGCCTGGTGCTGGGCATGCTCagtctgtccctgctgctggtggtgctgggaGTCTACACAACCACCCGAACAGAGAGCCTGGATGTGACTGGCTACAGCTCTGGAGTTATT ctgacCCTTGGATCGTTCCTGGGACTTCTGGGACTCCGCCTGGAAGAAAACCGCAAGCAGCTG CTGACGGCTGCGATCGTATTCCTCAGCTTTGGGATCATCACCTCTTTTCTGTGCGTGGTGATTGATGGCGCCTGTATTGTGTTAAGCATG GACATGCGTCCACTGAAAGCAGAGAGATGCCAGTTCTACAGCAGCGGCGGCAGCTACATCTACGAGAATTTCTACACCTCT gtgtCTTGTTGGAATCTAAAGGAGTCCTGTACCATGACAGTACGAAGTGGGACCTGCTACTGCTGCGACCTGTACAACTGCGCCAA tggaGGCTACCTCAGCAACTACTATGAGTTTGTTGGAGTACGAAGCTGCGAGGAAGTTTTCACCATCTACATTTTGATCTGGACCCTCACCGGCCTCAACCTTGTGGCCTTCTTCACAGGGATACTGACCACAGCGGTGCTCGGCAGCATCAAGGACTCG aAGAGCAGTGGCCCTGTGACCAAGCCCTCCGAGAGCGCGCCGTCTTCCCCCACAGCTCCTCTGCTGATGGATGCCAACGTGCACACAGTTCATCAGTCCCACCCA GGAGCCTCGATGTATTTCCCTCCAGCAGAAAACGCAGCTGCCTCACAGGGTTTCCCTCcttcatcagctcctcctccctTCGCCCCGCCAACTAGCGCACTGCCTTTCAGAGTCCATGGCCTCTCTGCCTGA